The Synergistaceae bacterium genome includes a window with the following:
- the argH gene encoding argininosuccinate lyase: MWHGRFKHDTAKIVQDFTQSLDIDWRMYDADITGSIAHAEMLGKTGLLTQDEAAKIIAGLERVRTEIQEGKFTPSEQLEDVHMNIEARLTEIEPLGAKLHTARSRNDQVATTTRIYLRTRLQSLRENLAALLDVLADNAQRHLNVIVPGYTHMQQAQPISMGHYWLAWYEAFSRDMERLNFALLSLDECPLGAGALAGSTLPVDREITSGLLGFAHPTRNSLESVASRDYMMDYHHFAGTFMIHISRLCTDLITWNTQEFGFVVLPDEFCTGSSMMPQKKNPDVLELARGKTGQVIGHMIDLMINLKGLPMTYNRDLQEDKRGLWESLDTVEAVVQIMSELLAKVEVDEAKALEGFGKGYSLATDIAEWLVMKGIPFREAHAIVGRLVGWCIDNDLSFSELTPEQWKGHVPNFDESLTAILTPRESVRRRNVYGGTGFEQVERQIREARDKG; the protein is encoded by the coding sequence ATGTGGCACGGAAGGTTCAAGCACGACACGGCAAAAATAGTTCAGGACTTCACGCAGTCTCTGGACATAGATTGGCGGATGTATGACGCGGACATAACGGGCAGCATAGCCCACGCCGAAATGCTCGGCAAAACAGGACTCCTCACTCAGGACGAAGCCGCAAAGATAATCGCTGGCCTTGAACGTGTACGCACGGAGATTCAGGAGGGGAAGTTCACGCCCTCAGAGCAGCTCGAGGACGTACACATGAACATTGAGGCGCGCTTAACGGAGATTGAGCCTCTCGGGGCAAAACTTCACACAGCACGTTCGCGGAACGACCAGGTAGCCACAACAACGCGGATCTACCTCCGCACGCGTCTTCAGAGTCTCAGGGAGAACTTGGCCGCACTCCTTGACGTTCTTGCGGACAACGCACAGCGGCACTTGAACGTGATAGTACCGGGTTACACGCACATGCAGCAGGCACAGCCCATCTCGATGGGACATTACTGGCTCGCGTGGTACGAGGCATTTTCGCGGGACATGGAGCGTCTGAACTTCGCGCTCTTGTCGCTGGATGAATGCCCGTTAGGTGCGGGGGCACTGGCGGGGTCTACTCTGCCGGTTGACCGTGAAATCACGAGCGGGCTTCTGGGCTTCGCGCATCCCACACGCAACAGCCTCGAGTCTGTGGCTTCGCGTGATTACATGATGGACTATCACCACTTTGCGGGAACGTTCATGATTCACATCTCGCGGCTCTGCACTGACCTCATAACGTGGAACACGCAGGAGTTCGGGTTTGTGGTACTGCCTGATGAGTTCTGCACCGGCTCAAGCATGATGCCCCAGAAGAAGAACCCTGACGTTCTGGAACTTGCGCGCGGAAAGACCGGCCAAGTCATAGGACACATGATAGACCTGATGATTAACCTTAAAGGCCTGCCGATGACATACAACAGAGACCTTCAGGAGGACAAGCGCGGTCTGTGGGAATCGCTCGATACAGTTGAAGCTGTCGTGCAGATAATGAGTGAACTGCTCGCGAAGGTTGAGGTTGACGAGGCGAAAGCACTTGAGGGCTTCGGGAAAGGTTATTCACTTGCGACGGACATCGCAGAATGGCTCGTGATGAAGGGTATTCCGTTCCGCGAGGCACATGCAATTGTTGGGCGGCTTGTGGGATGGTGCATCGACAACGATTTGTCGTTCAGCGAACTTACTCCCGAGCAGTGGAAGGGACACGTGCCGAACTTCGACGAGAGCCTGACTGCGATTCTTACCCCGCGAGAGAGCGTGAGGAGAAGGAACGTTTACGGCGGGACGGGCTTTGAGCAAGTAGAGCGGCAGATACGAGAAGCAAGGGATAAGGGATAA
- a CDS encoding bifunctional diguanylate cyclase/phosphodiesterase: MLSPSADSLTGLLNRSAFHEQAGDFLRSASEGLALIWFNLDNFKMFNKRFGFKRGDELLRETATIIRIIFPPENGSLAARFSDDNFAVLTDWATVELNTDMIQEYLYALHDDITLRLRAGIYFPSENEDIRSCCDRAKLACDSIRKNHSVSSCMFHEGMSRELEVQQHILDSLDSAIMNGSVRVLYQPIVNVQTGRICEAEALARWTDSELGNISPAEFIPTLEEYREIHRLDIHALKQVCRDYHARARKGLPVLPVSVNLSRLDFELCDILQEVELAVTLNHIPRSMLHIEITESGNGEDLTVLNLGIERFRAMGYEVWMDDFGSGYSSLNVLKDYNFDTIKFDMKFLHGFDIRKSEKAKYIISSNLRMARLMGMKALAEGVETAEQFEYLRSIGFDKAQGYYFGKPMNLDDIFSLERGIETGDR, from the coding sequence ATGCTTTCCCCTTCTGCCGACAGTCTTACGGGTCTGCTTAACCGTTCAGCTTTCCACGAACAGGCCGGAGATTTTTTGCGGTCAGCTTCTGAAGGGCTGGCGTTGATCTGGTTCAACCTCGACAACTTCAAGATGTTCAATAAACGTTTCGGCTTCAAGAGGGGAGATGAACTTCTCCGCGAGACCGCAACGATCATTCGCATAATCTTTCCACCGGAGAACGGCAGCTTGGCCGCACGTTTCAGCGATGACAATTTTGCTGTGCTGACCGACTGGGCAACCGTCGAGCTCAACACCGACATGATTCAGGAGTACCTTTACGCCCTCCACGACGATATTACGCTGAGGCTTCGGGCGGGGATATACTTTCCGTCGGAGAACGAGGATATACGTTCATGCTGCGACAGGGCAAAGCTGGCGTGCGACAGCATCAGGAAGAACCACAGCGTGAGTTCGTGCATGTTCCACGAGGGAATGAGCAGGGAGCTTGAGGTTCAGCAGCACATTCTTGACAGCCTCGACAGCGCGATAATGAACGGTTCTGTACGCGTGCTGTATCAGCCGATCGTGAACGTCCAGACCGGCAGAATCTGCGAGGCAGAGGCACTTGCGCGGTGGACTGATTCGGAGCTCGGGAACATTTCGCCGGCTGAGTTTATCCCGACGCTCGAGGAATACAGGGAGATTCACAGGCTTGACATTCACGCGCTGAAGCAGGTCTGCAGGGACTATCACGCCCGCGCAAGGAAGGGGCTTCCCGTTCTGCCGGTGTCGGTGAATTTGTCGCGGCTGGACTTCGAACTCTGCGACATTCTGCAGGAGGTAGAACTTGCTGTAACGCTCAACCACATTCCGCGCAGTATGCTTCACATCGAGATTACGGAGAGCGGGAACGGCGAGGACTTGACCGTGCTGAACTTGGGGATAGAGAGATTCCGGGCAATGGGCTATGAAGTGTGGATGGATGATTTCGGCTCGGGCTACTCGTCATTGAACGTCCTGAAGGATTACAATTTTGACACGATAAAGTTTGACATGAAATTTCTGCACGGCTTCGACATAAGAAAATCTGAGAAGGCAAAGTACATCATCAGCTCGAATCTGCGCATGGCCCGGCTTATGGGAATGAAGGCATTAGCTGAGGGAGTAGAGACGGCTGAACAGTTCGAGTATCTGCGCTCGATAGGTTTCGACAAGGCACAGGGTTATTACTTCGGAAAACCGATGAACTTAGACGATATATTTTCCCTCGAAAGAGGAATAGAGACAGGAGACAGATAA
- a CDS encoding DNA-binding protein, translating to MQYRKFGSKYFVRIDRGEEILTQLKTLCEAEKIVLAEVKALGAIDDFSVGLFDVAEKKYHTHHFQFPAEIVSLWGTVTTKDGEFYQHIHMSAADKEGRVWGGHLNSARVSATCEMTVEVSEGMVERKLDEDVGLNLFEFV from the coding sequence ATGCAGTACAGAAAATTCGGCAGCAAGTATTTCGTTAGGATAGACAGAGGAGAGGAGATACTCACCCAGCTCAAGACGTTATGCGAAGCGGAGAAGATAGTTCTTGCTGAGGTCAAGGCACTCGGTGCAATAGATGATTTCAGCGTCGGACTGTTCGACGTAGCAGAGAAGAAGTACCACACGCATCACTTCCAGTTTCCGGCCGAGATAGTGAGCCTGTGGGGAACAGTTACGACGAAGGACGGAGAGTTCTACCAGCACATCCACATGAGCGCGGCGGACAAAGAAGGCCGTGTATGGGGCGGACACCTGAACAGCGCACGTGTAAGCGCAACGTGTGAAATGACAGTGGAGGTCTCTGAAGGTATGGTGGAACGCAAGCTGGATGAGGACGTAGGGCTGAATCTGTTCGAGTTCGTGTAG
- a CDS encoding type II secretion system protein, whose protein sequence is MKSKRKGFTLVELLIVIVVIGILAAMMMLSSTEAVSSAKATKIIADMRNIRTAVLAWYTDNYDKVVKVGNEYKIYLNRDKTGTPRYIGDYLDEGGGAGKAEILKYLDGGLSIELNPHNKVTSWNKGTGTYFLCSETVGEVSTVQNDEGEWVSSRSGIKLTGNSWFVGYRFGKNEDAIKEKIALRAGSLGLLGGQQKVVNSIYTPAHGDFVYMLIANLD, encoded by the coding sequence ATGAAGAGCAAACGCAAGGGCTTCACACTCGTGGAACTTCTGATAGTGATTGTCGTGATCGGCATACTCGCCGCAATGATGATGCTCTCCAGCACCGAAGCCGTGAGTTCTGCGAAGGCCACAAAGATAATTGCCGACATGCGCAACATAAGGACCGCCGTACTTGCATGGTACACGGACAACTACGACAAAGTTGTAAAGGTCGGCAATGAGTACAAGATATACCTGAACCGCGACAAGACAGGAACGCCGCGATACATAGGCGATTACCTGGACGAAGGCGGAGGAGCCGGCAAGGCAGAAATCCTAAAGTATCTTGACGGCGGCCTGTCAATAGAGCTCAACCCGCACAATAAAGTAACGTCGTGGAACAAAGGTACAGGTACGTATTTTCTGTGCTCCGAGACAGTAGGCGAAGTCTCCACCGTACAAAACGATGAAGGCGAGTGGGTGTCCAGCAGAAGCGGCATCAAGCTCACGGGCAACTCATGGTTTGTCGGCTACCGCTTCGGGAAGAACGAGGATGCCATCAAGGAGAAGATCGCGCTTCGTGCAGGCTCGCTTGGACTCTTGGGAGGCCAGCAGAAAGTCGTCAACTCTATTTACACTCCTGCGCACGGCGATTTCGTCTACATGCTGATAGCCAACCTCGACTAG
- a CDS encoding type II secretion system protein, translated as MKSIKRKGFTLVELLIVIVVIGILAAMMMLSSTEAVSSAKANNIISNLRNLKTATLSWYTDNIDSVTYNASSKKCTIKIGDTTYDSLSNYVLSNKTAITKYLSNESSLTLMAKGDSTHKDGDYTLNDVNYKDWYVSCKVGTDAKVKEKLAARAGSLGLVGFPDKGKLGGEPTQNPYTNAEYVGLLVQKLDD; from the coding sequence ATGAAGAGTATTAAGCGTAAGGGTTTTACCCTTGTGGAGCTGCTGATTGTCATCGTGGTAATCGGTATTCTGGCCGCTATGATGATGCTTTCGAGCACTGAGGCAGTGAGTTCGGCGAAGGCCAACAACATCATCAGCAACCTTCGCAACCTCAAGACGGCGACTCTGTCGTGGTATACGGACAACATCGACAGCGTTACCTACAACGCGTCTAGTAAGAAATGCACCATTAAGATCGGTGATACGACCTACGACAGCCTGTCGAATTATGTGCTGAGCAATAAAACCGCAATCACCAAGTACCTCAGCAACGAGAGCTCTCTGACGTTGATGGCTAAGGGTGACAGTACACATAAAGACGGTGATTATACGCTGAACGATGTTAACTATAAGGACTGGTACGTGTCCTGCAAGGTCGGCACGGACGCGAAGGTCAAGGAGAAGCTCGCGGCTCGCGCAGGAAGTCTGGGACTGGTGGGCTTCCCGGACAAAGGCAAATTGGGCGGTGAACCCACACAGAATCCCTACACGAATGCAGAATATGTCGGTCTGCTGGTGCAGAAATTGGACGACTAA
- the nifJ gene encoding pyruvate:ferredoxin (flavodoxin) oxidoreductase has product MTKRNWKTMDGNEAVAHVAYAFSEMATIYPITPSSPMPEHIDEWAAHGRKNIFGKTVKVTEMQSEAGAAAACHGALSAGALASTYTASQGLLLMIPNMYKIAGELLPGVFHVTARAIAMHALSIFGDHSDVMSTRMCGFTMLAGGSVQEAHDMAAVAHLSAIKSSVPVLNFFDGFRTSHEIQKVDAFDYADLAKLVDYDAIAAFRDRSMRPEKPFTKGTAQNPDIFFQAKEASQPFYDAVPDIVAGYMEDIKGICGREYHPFNYYGDPEADRVIIAMGSVCQAIEETVDYLNARGEKVGVVEVHLYRPFSPKYFFRALPATVKAIAVLDRVKEVGALGGPLYEDVCSLFVGNPRAPKIVGGRYGLGSKDTTPSDLKVCFDNLKLFEPRNNFTLGIIDDVNDSSLIPTEHINAAAEGTVCCKFWGLGSDGTVGANKNSIKSIGDHTEMYAQGYFDYDSKKSGGITMSHLRFGKSPIKSTYLIDNADFIACHKQEYVNQYDLLQGMKPGGTFLLNTQWMTLEALEEHLPASLKRKIATLGCKFYVINAVDEAQKLGLGSRTNTIMQSAFFKLAEILPIEDAVRYMKEAIVKSYGAKGEDIVKMNYAAVDAGLTGLVQIQVPEAWKTAEDRVTARPGLPSEIPDFISYQVDTINAQKGNTLPSSAFVDGFEDGHFPAGTSKYEKRGVAVNVPEWNSAKCIQCNQCSMVCPHAAIRPFLLDAEEQAAAPEGFGAVDVKAPKLKAAGYRYKMQVDVLDCLGCGNCADICPVKALEMKPSATQTAEIDRWTFAFENVTDKTDAGDKFTVQGSQFQRPLFEFSGACAGCGETPYAKLITQLFGSRMIVANATGCSSIWGGSAPSMPYTTDANGHGPAWGNSLFEDAAEYGMGMKLSLNVMTGYLVDAANALLGMDEVPAEVKDVLKGWLDAHDDGEASVAASAKVEDCLDKLFCCCEDCGGAANFSEAAMKEFCTLCEYKDYLVKKSVWIFGGDGWGYDIGYGGLDHVLGSGQDVNVLVLDTEVYSNTGGQSSKSTPTAAIAQFAASGKRTRKKDLGRMAMTYGTVYVAQVGMGADKNQLLKALKEAEAHKGPSLIIAYAPCINHGIRAGMGKTQERTKLAVEKGYWHLYRYNPDVEPGKNPFTLDSKAPKLFDDEAEFLKAYKEFLMGEVRYSSLKRGFPDIAEDLFDKNCAEARERYLTYKALAEMGAQPAPAK; this is encoded by the coding sequence ATGACAAAACGTAACTGGAAAACGATGGACGGAAATGAGGCAGTCGCTCACGTAGCATATGCCTTCTCCGAGATGGCTACCATTTACCCGATCACGCCTTCTTCGCCGATGCCCGAGCATATTGACGAGTGGGCAGCACACGGCCGCAAAAACATTTTCGGCAAGACAGTAAAAGTTACCGAGATGCAGAGCGAAGCCGGAGCGGCGGCGGCATGTCATGGAGCGTTGTCGGCAGGAGCACTTGCGAGCACCTACACAGCTTCTCAGGGACTGCTTCTCATGATCCCCAACATGTACAAGATCGCGGGCGAACTTCTTCCCGGCGTGTTCCACGTAACGGCAAGAGCAATCGCAATGCACGCGCTCTCAATCTTCGGAGATCATTCAGACGTAATGTCGACGAGAATGTGCGGCTTCACGATGCTGGCTGGCGGCTCAGTGCAGGAAGCCCACGACATGGCGGCAGTGGCTCATCTTTCGGCCATCAAGTCAAGCGTTCCCGTTCTGAACTTCTTTGACGGTTTCAGGACATCACACGAGATTCAGAAGGTTGACGCGTTCGATTATGCAGACCTCGCGAAGCTGGTTGACTATGACGCAATCGCAGCATTCCGTGATAGGTCAATGCGTCCCGAAAAGCCCTTCACGAAGGGAACTGCGCAGAACCCTGATATATTCTTCCAGGCGAAGGAAGCATCACAGCCTTTCTATGATGCAGTACCTGACATCGTCGCAGGATACATGGAAGACATCAAGGGAATCTGCGGACGCGAATATCACCCGTTCAACTACTACGGAGACCCTGAGGCTGACCGCGTAATCATCGCAATGGGCTCTGTGTGCCAGGCAATTGAAGAGACTGTAGATTACCTGAACGCTCGCGGAGAGAAGGTCGGAGTCGTTGAAGTCCACCTTTACCGTCCGTTCTCGCCCAAGTACTTCTTCAGGGCACTTCCCGCAACGGTGAAGGCTATTGCAGTCCTTGACCGCGTGAAGGAAGTCGGCGCACTCGGCGGGCCTCTGTATGAGGATGTATGCTCGCTGTTCGTCGGCAACCCCAGAGCACCGAAGATCGTCGGCGGACGCTACGGACTCGGCAGCAAGGACACGACACCCAGCGACCTCAAGGTCTGCTTCGACAACCTGAAGCTGTTTGAGCCGCGCAATAACTTCACACTCGGCATCATCGACGACGTGAACGACAGCTCATTAATCCCGACAGAGCACATCAACGCCGCCGCAGAAGGCACGGTATGCTGCAAGTTCTGGGGTCTCGGCTCAGACGGAACAGTCGGCGCAAACAAGAACAGCATCAAGAGTATCGGCGACCACACCGAAATGTACGCGCAGGGCTACTTCGACTATGACTCGAAGAAGTCGGGCGGCATCACGATGTCCCACCTCCGTTTCGGCAAGTCCCCGATAAAGTCAACGTACCTCATCGACAACGCAGACTTCATCGCCTGCCACAAGCAGGAGTACGTGAACCAGTATGACCTTCTTCAGGGCATGAAGCCGGGCGGAACGTTCCTGCTCAACACGCAGTGGATGACCCTTGAAGCACTCGAGGAGCACCTTCCTGCGAGCCTGAAGAGGAAGATTGCGACGCTGGGATGCAAGTTCTACGTCATCAACGCAGTCGACGAGGCACAGAAGCTCGGTCTCGGCTCAAGGACGAATACGATAATGCAGAGCGCATTCTTCAAGCTGGCGGAGATTCTTCCCATCGAGGACGCTGTCAGGTACATGAAAGAAGCCATCGTGAAGTCCTACGGCGCGAAGGGCGAAGACATCGTCAAGATGAACTATGCGGCTGTTGATGCAGGACTTACGGGGCTTGTACAGATTCAGGTGCCCGAAGCATGGAAGACGGCAGAAGACAGAGTAACCGCACGTCCCGGCCTTCCGAGCGAGATTCCTGACTTCATCAGCTATCAGGTCGACACAATCAACGCACAGAAGGGCAACACGCTTCCTTCAAGCGCATTCGTCGACGGTTTCGAGGACGGCCACTTCCCTGCGGGAACGTCAAAGTACGAGAAGCGCGGAGTTGCGGTGAACGTCCCCGAGTGGAACAGCGCAAAGTGCATCCAGTGTAACCAGTGCTCTATGGTCTGCCCGCACGCGGCTATCCGTCCGTTCCTGCTTGATGCAGAGGAGCAGGCAGCAGCACCTGAAGGGTTCGGAGCAGTTGACGTTAAGGCACCGAAACTCAAGGCGGCAGGATACCGCTACAAGATGCAGGTTGACGTGCTTGACTGCTTAGGTTGCGGAAACTGCGCGGACATCTGCCCGGTCAAGGCTCTCGAGATGAAGCCTTCCGCAACGCAGACAGCAGAAATCGACCGCTGGACGTTCGCATTCGAGAACGTTACGGACAAGACGGACGCTGGCGACAAGTTCACGGTACAGGGCTCACAGTTCCAGAGGCCGTTATTCGAGTTCAGCGGTGCCTGCGCAGGATGCGGCGAGACTCCTTACGCGAAGCTGATCACACAGCTTTTCGGCTCAAGGATGATAGTCGCCAACGCAACAGGATGCTCCTCGATTTGGGGCGGTTCTGCACCGTCAATGCCTTACACGACCGACGCAAACGGACACGGGCCGGCATGGGGCAACTCGTTATTTGAGGATGCGGCAGAGTACGGAATGGGAATGAAGCTGTCCCTTAACGTAATGACCGGCTACCTCGTCGACGCGGCAAACGCACTGCTCGGAATGGACGAAGTTCCTGCAGAGGTCAAGGACGTGCTTAAGGGCTGGCTTGACGCTCACGATGACGGTGAAGCATCAGTCGCGGCATCAGCGAAGGTTGAAGATTGTCTCGACAAGCTGTTCTGCTGCTGCGAGGACTGCGGCGGTGCTGCAAACTTCAGCGAAGCAGCAATGAAGGAGTTCTGCACTCTCTGCGAGTACAAGGATTACCTCGTGAAGAAGTCAGTGTGGATCTTCGGCGGCGACGGCTGGGGCTATGACATCGGCTACGGCGGACTTGACCACGTACTCGGAAGCGGACAGGACGTGAACGTTCTCGTTCTGGACACGGAAGTCTACTCCAACACCGGCGGACAGTCCTCAAAGTCAACACCTACTGCGGCAATCGCACAGTTTGCGGCGAGCGGCAAGAGGACGCGCAAGAAGGATCTCGGCAGAATGGCGATGACCTACGGCACAGTTTACGTTGCGCAGGTCGGAATGGGAGCGGACAAGAACCAGCTTCTCAAGGCTCTCAAGGAAGCCGAAGCGCACAAAGGCCCGTCGCTCATCATCGCCTACGCACCGTGCATCAATCACGGCATCCGCGCAGGAATGGGCAAGACGCAGGAGCGCACGAAGCTGGCAGTCGAGAAGGGCTACTGGCATCTGTACCGCTACAACCCTGACGTTGAGCCGGGTAAGAATCCGTTCACGCTGGACAGCAAAGCACCGAAGCTGTTTGACGACGAGGCGGAGTTCCTGAAGGCGTACAAGGAGTTCCTGATGGGCGAGGTACGTTACTCGTCGCTGAAGAGGGGCTTCCCTGACATCGCGGAAGACCTGTTCGACAAGAACTGCGCAGAGGCACGTGAACGCTATCTGACCTACAAAGCACTTGCGGAGATGGGTGCACAGCCCGCACCTGCGAAGTAG
- a CDS encoding AMP-binding protein: protein MNINEVMDKYLASKPEGRCCWFNHEWMTRREFAELADKVTDALRASGFGEGQRLAVLIPNSPVMLAVMLATWRLGGVFCPLNEKTGEISLVKTLSLLKPFSVVLSKDVKPELEDALNAEGWQSVRLGLHELDGTEKFAGKLQDADDLDKTLAVIFSTSGTTGDPKAVPLTHANLLDNINACLEHVPDLVAGDSLLNVLPNFHAFGFTICCVLPFVLDATQVLMTSFMPPSNVIKAVEETKPTVLLLVPTMIGFTTSMLERMGKKLTGIKLLIAGGDRYNPKIDDRVTAAFGVPLIEGYGITECSPVLAVNPKPSVRKLGTVGPALPRFELQLRSEGGEILPIPGEGVLWTRGPSVTSGYYHAPEVNKERFVDGWFNTGDYVQIDSDGYIKILDRVTDIIIVGGFNVYPQEVEAILAEHDGVSLAVVVGMPNSISGEVPKAYVIRSQGSEVTEGELVKFCKDRLAHYKVPRSIEFVDSLPVSATGKILRRVLRQKERDKQ from the coding sequence ATGAACATTAATGAAGTTATGGACAAGTATTTAGCCTCAAAGCCGGAGGGCAGGTGCTGCTGGTTCAATCACGAGTGGATGACGCGCAGAGAGTTCGCGGAGCTTGCGGACAAAGTTACGGACGCTCTGAGGGCTTCAGGTTTCGGGGAAGGGCAGAGGCTGGCGGTTCTGATACCCAACAGCCCGGTGATGCTCGCGGTCATGCTTGCGACGTGGCGGCTCGGAGGAGTCTTCTGCCCGCTGAACGAGAAGACGGGAGAAATCTCACTCGTGAAGACGTTAAGCCTGCTGAAACCGTTTTCTGTGGTTCTGTCGAAGGACGTAAAGCCCGAACTTGAGGACGCACTCAACGCTGAGGGATGGCAGAGCGTGAGACTTGGCCTGCATGAACTTGACGGTACGGAGAAATTCGCGGGAAAACTGCAGGACGCTGACGACCTCGACAAGACGTTAGCGGTAATCTTCTCGACCTCCGGGACGACAGGAGACCCTAAAGCTGTCCCCCTCACTCACGCAAACCTTCTCGACAACATTAACGCCTGTCTTGAGCACGTGCCCGACCTTGTGGCTGGAGACTCGCTGCTTAATGTTCTGCCGAACTTCCACGCGTTCGGGTTCACGATATGCTGCGTTCTGCCGTTCGTGCTTGATGCTACGCAAGTGCTCATGACGAGCTTCATGCCTCCGTCGAACGTCATCAAGGCCGTAGAGGAGACCAAGCCGACCGTTCTTCTGCTTGTGCCGACAATGATAGGTTTCACGACCTCGATGCTCGAGCGCATGGGAAAGAAGCTGACGGGCATAAAGTTATTGATTGCAGGAGGAGACAGGTACAACCCGAAGATTGATGACAGAGTTACGGCGGCTTTCGGAGTCCCGCTGATTGAGGGCTACGGCATCACTGAGTGTTCTCCTGTTCTTGCGGTCAACCCGAAGCCCAGCGTGAGGAAGCTAGGAACGGTAGGGCCAGCTTTGCCGCGCTTTGAGCTTCAGCTGCGGAGCGAGGGCGGAGAGATTCTCCCGATACCCGGCGAAGGTGTTTTGTGGACACGAGGGCCGAGCGTAACATCAGGCTACTACCACGCGCCGGAGGTCAACAAAGAAAGATTCGTTGACGGATGGTTCAACACGGGGGACTACGTGCAGATAGACTCGGACGGCTACATCAAGATTCTCGACCGCGTAACAGATATAATCATCGTCGGAGGTTTCAACGTTTACCCGCAGGAAGTTGAAGCAATCCTCGCAGAACATGACGGTGTGAGCCTTGCCGTTGTCGTCGGAATGCCCAACAGCATAAGCGGAGAAGTCCCGAAAGCGTACGTTATACGCTCGCAGGGCTCAGAGGTTACGGAAGGAGAACTGGTGAAGTTCTGCAAGGACAGGCTGGCACACTACAAAGTTCCCCGAAGCATAGAGTTTGTAGACAGCCTGCCGGTGAGTGCGACAGGAAAAATTTTGCGGCGCGTACTGCGTCAGAAGGAGAGAGACAAGCAATAA